From Mobula birostris isolate sMobBir1 chromosome 22, sMobBir1.hap1, whole genome shotgun sequence, the proteins below share one genomic window:
- the atp6v1g1 gene encoding V-type proton ATPase subunit G 1 has product MASQSQGIQQLLQAEKRAAERVAEARKRKNRRLKQAKEEAQAEIEQYRLQREKEFKNKEDAALGSHGDSATEVDKDTQEKIKIIRANYEQHKEIVLNNLLNLIRDIKPEIHVNFRING; this is encoded by the exons ATGGCGAGTCAGTCGCAGGGgatccagcagctcctgcaggcGGAGAAACGGGCGGCGGAGCGGGTGGCAGAGGCGCGCAAAC GAAAGAATCGCAGGTTGAAACAAGCAAAGGAGGAGGCCCAGGCTGAGATTGAGCAGTACCGGCTCCAGCGAGAAAAGGAATTCAAGAATAAGGAAGATGCT GCCCTTGGTTCACATGGTGATTCAGCAACTGAAGTTGACAAAGACACTCaagagaaaattaaaataatcAGGGCAAACTATGAGCAGCACAAGGAAATAGTCCTGAATAACCTCCTTAATTTGATCCGTGACATAAAACCAGAAATTCATGTCAACTTTCGCATTAATGGTTAG